In Gammaproteobacteria bacterium, a single window of DNA contains:
- the rlmD gene encoding 23S rRNA (uracil(1939)-C(5))-methyltransferase RlmD: MRRRRKQLPTETRSAVINSLSHEGRGIAQIEGKTIFIHNALPGEQVDFTYTHCTRSYDEGIATRILDASEHRTAPSCPHYSICGGCQLQHMNIELQLAHKQKVLLEQLAHFGNVTPKSVLPALSGKSLQYRNKARLGVRFVEKKNQRVLVGFRERNGRFLADMDECVVLHPSIGTKISELSALVHSLSGYAHVPQIEVAVGGNHTAIILRHMTPLTSEDLKHLESFSQKHTIDIYSHPNSPEKLTKLFPNDGYERLKYCLPQYNLEMFFHPADFTQVNEEMNQLMLDHALKLLNPQPNETILDLFCGIGNFTLPIARSAKLVVGVEGAESAVQRGKENAKHNNIDNVEFFMADLSKDCTAEPWYQRQYDKILLDPSRAGADGILAALPALGAQTIVYVSCNPATLSRDAGILVNQLGYTLQSAGIMNMFPHTAHMESIALFTKE, translated from the coding sequence CCGAGGAATTGCGCAAATAGAAGGTAAAACAATATTTATTCATAACGCACTGCCTGGTGAACAAGTAGACTTTACTTACACTCATTGCACTCGCTCTTATGATGAAGGCATTGCGACGCGTATTTTAGATGCATCAGAACATCGCACCGCACCTTCCTGCCCTCACTATTCCATTTGTGGTGGTTGCCAACTTCAACACATGAATATTGAGCTGCAATTAGCTCATAAGCAGAAAGTATTGCTGGAGCAATTAGCCCATTTTGGCAATGTTACCCCTAAATCTGTTTTACCAGCGCTTAGTGGAAAGTCGTTGCAATACCGTAATAAAGCACGCCTTGGCGTAAGGTTCGTCGAAAAAAAAAATCAGCGCGTCTTAGTCGGATTTAGGGAGCGCAATGGTCGTTTTTTAGCGGATATGGATGAGTGCGTTGTATTGCATCCTAGCATAGGCACGAAAATTTCAGAGTTAAGCGCTCTCGTTCACAGCCTCAGTGGATATGCACATGTTCCTCAAATTGAAGTCGCCGTGGGAGGAAATCATACGGCAATTATTCTACGACATATGACCCCTCTCACCAGCGAAGATCTCAAGCATTTAGAAAGTTTTAGCCAAAAACATACCATTGACATTTATTCTCATCCCAATTCGCCGGAAAAATTGACAAAGCTATTTCCTAATGATGGATACGAGCGCCTTAAATATTGTTTGCCTCAGTATAATCTTGAAATGTTTTTTCATCCTGCAGATTTCACTCAAGTCAATGAAGAAATGAATCAATTGATGCTTGATCATGCGTTAAAATTACTGAATCCTCAGCCGAATGAAACTATCTTAGATCTCTTTTGCGGCATTGGAAACTTTACGCTGCCCATTGCTCGTTCTGCCAAACTAGTCGTTGGCGTTGAAGGCGCTGAATCAGCAGTACAACGCGGCAAAGAAAATGCTAAACACAACAACATTGATAACGTAGAATTCTTTATGGCTGATCTTTCGAAAGATTGTACAGCGGAACCCTGGTATCAACGTCAATACGATAAAATTTTATTAGATCCTTCACGCGCAGGAGCAGATGGTATTTTAGCCGCACTCCCTGCTTTAGGAGCGCAGACTATTGTTTATGTTTCTTGCAATCCCGCAACTCTCTCTCGAGATGCAGGAATCCTCGTCAATCAACTGGGATACACCTTACAATCCGCCGGCATCATGAATATGTTTCCACATACAGCCCATATGGAATCAATCGCACTGTTTACAAAAGAATAA